The following are encoded in a window of uncultured Ilyobacter sp. genomic DNA:
- a CDS encoding cell division protein FtsZ, with translation MGNFKFSMKVFGVGGAGINALNDMIESGVEGVEYIAADTNVGKLNTSLSPIKIQLGSKITFGLGTGGDYHKGYLCAKEEDSTIKELLRDTDMLFIVSGMGGGTGSGAVLRIAELAHKLDILTVAIVTKPFSFEGRMKKLTAQDTLDHLKPYVDSYIVISNDNLLMLPNVNITLQNAFKEADKILKNSVKNIKDIIFKNGLINLDFADIKAVLKNAGEAMIGFGRGNGSIAPILEAALTSPLIEGEIKGAQQLLINIASGDNLPLDKLAEVQMAINKLLIIEPENIILGVIIDEELENDIEIAVIGTKIKSI, from the coding sequence GTGGAGTAGAAGGTGTGGAGTACATAGCTGCAGATACTAATGTAGGAAAACTAAACACATCACTTTCACCCATTAAAATACAGCTCGGAAGTAAGATAACTTTTGGTTTGGGTACAGGGGGAGACTACCATAAAGGCTATCTCTGTGCAAAAGAAGAAGACAGTACCATAAAGGAACTCCTTAGGGATACAGATATGCTTTTTATTGTGTCTGGAATGGGAGGAGGGACAGGAAGCGGAGCTGTACTCAGGATAGCGGAGCTGGCACATAAGCTTGATATACTAACAGTTGCAATTGTGACGAAGCCTTTTTCTTTTGAGGGGCGTATGAAGAAACTGACTGCCCAAGACACTTTAGATCACCTGAAGCCCTATGTTGATTCTTATATTGTGATTTCAAACGATAATCTTCTCATGCTTCCAAATGTAAATATAACCCTTCAAAATGCCTTTAAAGAGGCTGATAAAATATTGAAAAATTCTGTAAAAAATATAAAAGATATAATTTTTAAAAACGGACTTATAAACCTTGATTTTGCAGATATCAAGGCTGTACTCAAAAATGCAGGAGAGGCAATGATAGGTTTTGGAAGAGGAAACGGAAGTATAGCCCCTATACTAGAGGCGGCTCTTACCAGCCCTCTGATAGAAGGGGAGATAAAAGGGGCACAGCAACTCCTCATAAATATCGCCAGCGGTGATAACCTCCCTCTAGATAAACTTGCCGAGGTTCAGATGGCTATCAATAAACTCCTAATAATAGAACCCGAAAATATAATTCTTGGAGTTATTATTGATGAAGAGCTAGAAAACGATATTGAAATAGCTGTCATAGGAACTAAAATCAAATCTATTTAA
- a CDS encoding thiamine ABC transporter substrate-binding protein, producing the protein MRKIFAFILVLVAMTAYGSEVVTVYGPESMKWIQRDIAPKFKEETGIEVKFVSISGLVPRMKLEKKNPKADVILGLTSVDAAIAKSEKLIDKYRPKSYKNISKKEFIMDEEWYVTPFDYGALAINYDAEMLKKAPRSFKEITKMKKQLLVEDPRSQTGQEFMLWTIAVYGDQWKEFWKELKPSILTVTPGWDEAFAKFTAKEAPMMAGYASSSVYFYQDGNQDKYKSFIPEEGGYVYLEGAAIVNKKNIKNGSKKFMDYILEKDFQELTAQKNYMFPVTNVKLPEEYKYVPVPKKVVTISGKDAVANLETWKKELIDILKD; encoded by the coding sequence ATGAGAAAAATATTTGCGTTTATTTTAGTATTGGTTGCCATGACAGCATATGGAAGCGAAGTTGTTACAGTTTACGGACCAGAATCTATGAAATGGATTCAGAGGGATATCGCCCCAAAGTTTAAGGAGGAAACAGGAATTGAAGTTAAGTTTGTAAGCATTAGCGGGCTTGTACCTAGGATGAAACTTGAGAAAAAAAATCCAAAAGCAGACGTTATATTAGGATTAACCTCTGTAGATGCTGCAATTGCGAAATCAGAGAAATTAATTGATAAGTACCGTCCAAAGAGCTACAAGAATATCTCTAAAAAAGAATTTATAATGGATGAAGAGTGGTATGTAACACCATTTGATTATGGTGCTCTTGCTATAAACTATGATGCAGAGATGTTGAAAAAAGCTCCTAGGTCTTTTAAGGAGATAACCAAGATGAAAAAGCAGCTTCTGGTAGAAGATCCAAGGTCTCAAACAGGACAGGAGTTTATGCTTTGGACCATTGCAGTATATGGTGACCAGTGGAAAGAGTTCTGGAAGGAACTTAAACCGTCGATACTTACAGTTACTCCAGGTTGGGATGAAGCCTTTGCAAAATTCACAGCTAAAGAGGCTCCTATGATGGCTGGATATGCTTCTAGCAGTGTTTATTTTTACCAAGACGGAAATCAGGATAAATATAAGAGCTTTATTCCTGAAGAGGGAGGATATGTATATTTAGAGGGAGCAGCTATTGTAAATAAAAAGAATATAAAAAATGGGTCTAAAAAATTTATGGATTATATCTTAGAAAAAGATTTCCAGGAGCTTACAGCACAGAAAAACTACATGTTCCCAGTGACCAATGTAAAACTTCCTGAAGAATATAAATATGTACCTGTACCTAAAAAAGTTGTTACAATAAGCGGAAAAGATGCTGTGGCTAACCTTGAAACTTGGAAAAAGGAGCTTATAGATATTTTAAAAGACTAA
- a CDS encoding ABC transporter permease subunit: protein MKKGKMSLNLFYIALWGIPIFIFARDFFRLEDLTEIFNISTYKIVAFSFKQACISVMLSFLLSIVPSYYIAYRRDRMSGLLESLIFIPFFFPVISTIVAFSIIFNLGFFKEFQVLYSLRAIIIANVFYNAPIFLKYLGDGMRSIPKEILEAARLEGINEKDLFFKVKLPLIMPQIFRAFFMVFVYCFTSFAIILSLGGINYSTLEVEIATTLMGSFDFSRAFALGMVQFGVLTLVNSMGQSIEGYELKGDGDVKEVSLFTKIYSIIYLICEYAVVLTGLVFAFFNFYTGEISFKAFSKLFSMELNEYYPVIKGLINSLFLSGTVSVVTILFTYLILKNYTKFTNYIIFSTFGFSSAFLAITLVYLNISWNISLWLLLVVGYFLTSIPVAYSFMYQYIREFPREILEAARIDGAGVREIFFLIEFPILKNIFISIFLQIFAIVFGEFTITYTMQAGDIFPLASLVNYSMASNKMFLESSALSALNLLIIISLFILSQYMRDRDWKNSLN from the coding sequence ATGAAGAAGGGGAAAATGAGTCTCAATTTATTTTATATCGCTCTCTGGGGGATACCTATATTTATATTTGCTAGGGACTTCTTTAGACTAGAGGACTTGACAGAGATTTTTAATATATCGACATATAAAATTGTTGCCTTCTCTTTTAAGCAGGCTTGTATATCAGTGATGCTGTCCTTTCTTCTTTCTATCGTTCCATCATATTATATAGCCTACAGAAGAGACAGAATGAGTGGATTACTAGAGAGCCTGATATTCATCCCCTTCTTTTTTCCTGTGATATCTACCATAGTTGCATTTTCAATAATATTTAACCTGGGGTTCTTTAAGGAATTCCAGGTTCTTTATTCTCTCAGGGCGATAATAATAGCTAATGTATTCTATAATGCCCCTATATTTTTAAAGTATCTAGGGGATGGGATGAGATCAATTCCTAAGGAGATACTAGAGGCCGCAAGATTGGAAGGGATAAATGAAAAAGATCTTTTTTTTAAAGTTAAACTTCCTCTAATAATGCCTCAAATTTTTAGAGCATTTTTTATGGTCTTTGTCTACTGCTTCACCTCTTTTGCCATAATATTATCTCTAGGAGGGATCAACTACTCTACTCTTGAGGTGGAGATAGCCACAACTCTAATGGGAAGTTTTGACTTCTCTAGGGCTTTTGCACTAGGGATGGTACAATTTGGAGTGCTTACTCTTGTAAACTCAATGGGGCAGAGTATAGAGGGGTATGAACTCAAAGGTGACGGAGATGTGAAAGAGGTCAGTCTGTTTACAAAAATTTACAGTATAATTTACCTTATCTGCGAATATGCTGTTGTGTTAACGGGATTGGTTTTTGCTTTTTTTAATTTTTATACTGGGGAAATTTCTTTTAAAGCCTTTTCAAAGCTTTTTTCGATGGAACTAAACGAATACTATCCAGTGATAAAAGGCCTTATCAATTCATTATTTTTGTCTGGGACAGTATCCGTTGTAACGATTCTATTTACATATCTCATTCTTAAAAACTATACTAAATTTACAAATTATATTATTTTTTCAACTTTCGGATTTTCCAGTGCATTTCTGGCAATAACTTTGGTATATCTTAATATCAGCTGGAATATATCGCTTTGGTTACTTCTTGTTGTAGGATACTTCCTCACCTCTATACCTGTGGCCTATTCTTTTATGTATCAGTATATACGGGAATTTCCCAGAGAGATTTTGGAAGCGGCAAGGATAGACGGAGCAGGTGTAAGAGAGATATTTTTCCTGATAGAGTTTCCTATCCTAAAAAATATATTTATCTCTATATTTCTCCAGATATTCGCCATTGTTTTTGGAGAATTTACAATAACTTACACAATGCAGGCGGGGGATATTTTTCCCCTTGCGTCTCTTGTGAATTATTCCATGGCATCTAATAAGATGTTTTTAGAGAGTTCTGCACTGAGTGCCTTAAACCTATTAATAATAATAAGTCTGTTTATTTTGTCACAGTACATGAGAGATAGAGATTGGAAAAACAGCTTGAATTAG